The DNA segment ATCTTTGGGGGAcccaaacattcagttcataacagagtgactcttctcttcctcctcccaatTGAGGATAGTTTCCCCTTAACCTTTCCTGTACCTGGACAGAGAGAGCAGAAGCGTGACTACTTACAGTCACATTAGTTCATACAGCCATGGTTCCCAATCCTGGCTTTGCACCTGGAGAGAATCAAAAATATCCCTGTCTGGGCCCACCTCTACTGATTCTGTATTAATTGGTCTGTAGTATGACCTGGGCATCAGTATACTTTTAGAGCTATCACATGTTTCTGATATGCTGTGGGATTGTTCTGTGCCACTCACACAGAAGATTGAAGCTCAGGGCTAGCCAGAATAAATGTAAAGATTACTAATTAGAAAaattcctcctcttcctgtgtaTAAGTGGTAGGTGAGGGTTAGACTAGAAATTTTCCTGCCAGTTTGTTTACTTCTGCACTGTGAGGTAAGATTGGTTCTCTTTATGGACACTTGAGGGTGAAGAATTAAATGGTTCCTACCACCAGGTATTTAGCAGCCATGAAAATTCTTATAACAGTGACACTGTAACAccatggaaaattattttgacattattttaaacatttttgcaaaACTGTATGTAAATTGTTATTATGAAAATATGcatatgaataaaatttttatattctagtggtaggataattttttaatcaaataaagcACACTAAGACCCTGCTACTTACTCAATGTGTGGTCCACTGAGCAGCAACATTGGAATtacatgaaaaattattattagaaataaaagttccatgtaaagtttgaaaagcactgtGCTAGGAAATTGTcaaaagaagcagaagcagaagaaacagaagagggagaggaagaaaaggaaagacagagaagagaagagaatagagggggcaggggcaggattccaggaaaatgtataatttgttaagaaattaaaaaggtaTCTTTTTCACCAGTGCTGTACAAACTGTGAGCTTTTCCAGCAAAAAAGAACATAGTTGTCAATGGGTGCTTATGAATATTTGCACATGCTTTGTGACCAGCTGCTTTgggaaataattaataaatatataacatagcCTTTTCTCTCTTCAACAGTATAATCCAGTTTCAAAAATGATGCTGATGGACTTGAAAAATGGACCATAATCATAACAACTTTTCTCTGTTACTTAACAGTTTACAAAGCAAAATTGCATGCACAATGTTAGAAGCATAATTAACTTGTGAAGAAAGTAATGCAGGTATTATCATCTCTGGGAAAACCCAGGCTCACAGATGCAAGACCTCAATCAAAATGACACAATGAGGAAGTGATGGGATTGAGTTGAACAAAAGTGGATGAAGCCTGATGACTTCAAATCCAATGCACATGGGCTGCATATGTGCTGATTCATGCAGTACACTCTGTAAGATTAACACCATGAACAATGGAAGAGATTGACAGCAAGGAGGCCCATTTGTAATTTGCATAGGAAGTGATAAAGATCTAGATGAGGTAAAAGTTATGAGAATTGAATATAGTTCAATTTGGAGGGGAAATATGGAATACAAGCCACAGGTTAGTTGGAGACAGATGATCTGATCAAGGGTTAACTCCAAGCAAGTAAATTATTCTTTCTGTGCCTCATGGGGGTAATAACAGCAATTACTTCATCAGGTTGCTGAGAGACATAGTGAGTTAATATGTGGAGAGATCCTcaaacagtgtctgacacatagtaaatgctatataaaagCTATTACTACTACTCAGATGCAAGAGATTTTAGGAGGATTAATTGATAAGCTTCAAAACACATCACATTAAGCCAATGGTCTTGACTGTAGCTACGTATTAGAATCATTTggggaatatttaaaaatactgacacCTAAGCTTTACCTCATAGCAAGTGGATCCAAATCTCTAGAGTGGAGGCCCAggaaactgaattttttaaaactcccaggtgattctaacgcACAGTGAAAGTTGAAAAGCACCGATATAGACAGAGGAAGAATTAGGCTTGACTTATTGGAACCTTAGATATCAGTGGTGATAATGGCAATAAATGAAGAGCTGTGGAAATGAATCTACTGTGAGGATTTAATTTCCTAGATTTTCACTGTAAGGTGATATTAATTTGAAAAGAGAAGTGATATATTAAGAGTGGATGAGTTCTGTGACAGGATGAGACAAGCATAGGCAAGGTGCCGAAGACTTGAAGTAGAAGGAAGAGATGTCACACAAGGTACAGAAAAGATGGAGAGACATTAGAGGACAGCAATGGTACAATGTCATGGGAGCCATGCATATGGGTGAGGTGATGGTTCCCAACAAACTATGTCAAAACTCACAGGCAGACAATGTACATTAAGCATTGAGATAAGACCACTGGATGTTGCCAATGGTTTGAGAAAGGTAGAATGTATTGAGTGAACAGAAGATGCTGGTGAGAGGACAGTGTGGAAGTAGTCAGGGGAATATAGAAATTATACCTGAAATGGGGAGATCCCAGGGATTGAAGTAGTACCTTGGGATGTGGGTGGAGGGGCTTATAGAGGAATAAAGACAGAAGTCAGCAAACTCAGTAAGGAGAAGTAGCAGAGAAGACCAGATTTTGGCTGGACCAATAATGCTGAAGGTGTCCCAAGAAGAGTGTTGTGTGATTGTCAAGGTGCCTTCTAGAGTTCTTACAACTCTAGAAGCCATAGATGATGTCCTGGAAATCCTCAGCACAGGAAACCCTGCTTACAATTACATTACAATCTATTTGAGTGAAGCTGCATCTCAAGTGGGGTGAAGGGCAAAAGTCAATGCATAAAAGTGAAAATCGAGTACCctcaaaattaccattttaatattttaagaagcaCCGAAGTGGAGAGCAATTTTCCAGCTGCCAAAAAGCTAAGCAAAGTACCAATGTTTTAATCAGTGTTAAGATAGTTCATTGTTCCTTCTTTTATGCAACAAAGTAGTTAGCTTGCatttttctgtctatattttatttttaatgcacattaaaaattaatttaattttgttgattctttcacaaaaccagctcctggattcattaattttttgaagggttttttttttgtctctatttccttcagttctgctctgattttagttatttcttgccttctgctagcttttgaatgtgtttgctcttccttttctagttcttttaattgtgatgttagggtgtcaattttggatctttcctgctttctcttgtgggcatttagtgctataaatttccctctacacactgctttgaatgtgtcccagagattctggtatgttgtgtctttgttttcattggtttcaaagaacatctttatttctgctttcatttcgttatgtacccagtagttattcaggagcaggttgttcagtttccatgtagttgagcggttttgagtgagtttcttaatcctgagttctagtttgattgcactgtggactgagagacagtttgttataatttctgttcttttacatttgctgaggagagctttacttccaactatgtggtcaattttggaagaaaacctaggcattaccattcaggacataggcatgggcaaggacttcatgtctaaaacaccaaaagcaatggcaacaaaagccaaaattgacaaatggcatctaattaaactaaagagcttctgcacagcaaaagaaactaccaccatcagagtgaacaggcaacctacaaaatgggagaaaattttcgcaacctactcatctgacaaagggctaatatccagaatctacaatgaactcaaacaaatttacaagaaaacaaacaaacaaccccatcaaaaagtgggcaaaggatatgaacagacacttctcaaaagaagacatttatgcagccaaaagacacatgaaaaaatgctcatcatcactggccatcagagaaatgcaaatcaaaaccacaatgagataccatctcacaccagttagaatggcaatcattaaaaagtcaggaaacaacaggtgctagagaggatgtggagaaataggaacacttttacactgttggtgggactgtaaactagttcaaccattgtggaagtcagtgtggcgattcctcagggatctagaactagaaataccatttcacccagccatcccattactgggtatatacccaaatgactataaatcatgctgctataaagacacatgcacacgtatgtttattgcggcactattcacaatagcaaagacttggaaccaacccaaatgtccaacaatgatagactggattaagaaaatgtggcacatatacaccatggaatactatgcagccataaaaaatgatgagttcatgtcctttgtagggacatggatgaaattggaaatcatcattctcagtaaactatcgcaagaacaaaaaaccaaacaccacatgttctcactcataggtgggaattgaacaatgagaacacatggacacaggtaggggaacatcagactctggggactgttgtggggtggggggaggcgggagggatagcattaggagatatacctaatgctaaatgacgagttaatgggtgcagcacaccagcatggcacatgtatacatatgtaactaacctgcacattgtgcacatgtaccctaaaacttaaagtataataataattaaaagaaaaaaaattaatttaaaatatataaaatagaattcaaatGCATCAGAGTTAGATGCTCACACTATAAGAAACCCATGGAACTTAATCCTAACTCATGGAACAGTAGAATCATGATTATCATTTCATACTCACTCTGGGACATATTTTTGCTCATTGAATGGAACAGGTAGCGAACTTAGCCCTATTTGTCTAAACTGTCATCTTCCCTTACTTTCtgatatacacaaacacactccCACAAGAACACACACCAACCTaaatgtgatgatgatgattaacTCTACTGCTCTTCGTTTAGTTCATAGTTTCACAATCCTATCCTCATATTCCCTCAGAACTCTAAAATTAAAACTACCCAGACTTGGTAATTCTTTTTCATCCACTTTGATAAAATAAAAGGCCTGATGGAGGGTGCCCAGAGGTATGCTGATAAGGGAGCCCTGATCTTATGTGTCTATGAATGTGGAATGTTCATGGCTCCATCAAAGCACAACATTGACAAGAGCCAAATCTGGAGTTCCTTAAGTTATCTAGGCCCTCCACCCCTCTGATCTCCCCAAAACCAACTCTGCTCAGAATATGCCCATGACTTTTCTCACCTATTCAATATGGCCCACAGCAGGCTAATCAGGGGTCTACCTTCACCCATTCAAGCAGCCTGCAGAGTGCACCCTTGACATCCTTATTGTGGAGGCTATACACAAATGGGTTGGCCAAAGGTGTAATGGCAGTATACATTACTGAAGCCACCATGTCCTGATACTGAGAGTTCTGGAAGGGAGGCTGGAAGTAGACACAAATGATGGTGCCGTAGAGGAAACCAACCATGGTGAGGTGGGATCCACAGGTGGAGACTGCTCGGCGGCGACCAGCAGCTGAAGGCAAACGTAGAATAGCGGCCCCAATTCGGACATAAGAGAGTACAATGAGGGCACAGGGGCCCAGCATAAGGAAGCCACCCTCAAAGAATATGGCCAGCTCATTAGAATGTATGTCAGAACAAGAGGCTCGCAGAAGTGGCCGGTGGTCACAAAAGAAGTGAGGAAGGTTAACGTTGCCCCCAGCATCCCCAGTCCAGCAAAGAGGCAGGACGAGTCCCACACGCAACATGGTGTGCAGTATGGACACCACCCAGCTCAAGGCTAGTAAGCAGGCACACCGTTGGTGATTCATTACCAAAGCATAGTGCAGGGGGTCACAGATGGCCACATAGCGATCCAGAGCCATGACAGCAATGACAAGTGTATCTGTAACCCCAAATGcatagaagaaaaagaactgaGCCAAGCAGCGGGCAGCAGGAATGGTTGGGTAATGAGAGACCAAATGGGCCAGCAACTGGGGCAGTGTAACTGTGGATAGCCCCATGTCTATCACAGAGAGGCCACGAAGCAGATAATACATGGGTGAGTGCAGTCTGGAGTCCCAGGAGATGAGCAGCACCAGTGTCACATTCCCCAGTATGGTGGTCAGGTAAATAGCCAGgaacaggaagaagaggagagtgtAGGAGATGTTAGCTCTCGAGAACCCAAGGAGCAAAAAAACCGGAGAGTGTGAAGCATTAGGGGCAAAGCTCATCATGAGTGACAGTCAGCCTGCCTGAAAGACAGTTTAAGTCAAAAAGAAAGTCATGGGTCTGATGTTAGGGATCATAGCATTTCTAGTTAATTATATTACGTTACTAAAGATCGTTAAAGACCTAGATTCGAACTTGACCATCTACTCTCCCTCCCTAAGGTCTAGGATTTCGCTTccttaatatgtatttattttctcctttatttcttccttttcacccacCCTAGTGACTTGTTCCATCTAATTCACAAGCCCTACTAAAGTCCCTCCCACAGTGAAAAACTCTTCATTCATTCTTGTCTTTTCATCCAactatttcttatctttttccaGTGGCCGACTTCATGAAAGAATTATCTATATTCACTGTCTCCAGTTCCTTACCTTCCATTCACACCTCACCCAACTGCAATCCTCATGATGTCTTCTCTCTGAACCTGTATGGAAAATAACATACCATTAAAACACATACCATACAAAGAAACAATTCTTTCGACATAGCTgacttttttacattttcctctaaggtctggaacaagacaaggatgtccacttttaccactcctattcaacatagtaatagaagttctagccagagcaattagaccaATGAAAGAAAAGCcacccaaattggaaaagaggaagccaaattatcCATGTTTGCTGATAAcgtgatcttatatttagaaaaacctaaagaccccaccaaaaaactcttagatgaGATACTGCTTTAGAATGTCatgaaattactttttctttctctttattccctGTGTTAGTTAATagcattatcattatcatcagcCTGATgcacaaacaaaaaactgaaggaATTACTCCATCATCTCCCACATCCAATCATTCCTTAACGTCTATGTTTTCCCTTATATCCATTCTTTGCTGTTAGTCCACTATGACTATTTAAGTTTTAGCATCTCTAACCAATACTAATTTCTACAACCTCATTACTGGTTTCTCTACTTGACTCTCCTGATAGGTCTTCCATACTGATACTGGAATAAAACTTTCAATATGTGACTCCTTGTTTAAATAGTCAGGGacttcagaataaaatccaaatgcttAATCTGTCTTGTATGGAACTTTCATTATTAGTACCTAACTTCTCTTAGAATTATACTGAGTCACCTatccagggtttttttgtttttgtttttgtttttgtttttttaagacagtctcactctatcacccaggctgaagtgcagtggcttgatcttggctcactgcaacctctgcctcccagggtcaagtgattctcctgcttcagcctcccaagtagctgggactgcaggcacacatcaccacacccagttcatttttgtatttttagcagagacagggtttcaccatgttggccaggctagtctcgaactcctgatctcgtgatccaaccatctcggcctcccaaagtgctgggattacaggcatgagccaccgtgcctggtcccaGTGTTTTAAACtagacattttttcttaattctcaaACATGGTAAGCTCTCACACCCCTGCACATCTTCCCATTATTTTGAGAATTTGGGCTTTCTGAAATATGAGGTATGTAATACAATCATCCACACATGCCCACTCAACACAGAAACttagagaaaatataataatcatactttttttttttttgagacggaatctcgttctgtcgcccaggctggagtgcagtggcacgatctcggctcactgcaagctctgccttccaagttcatgccattctcctgcctcagcctccagagtagctgggaccacaggcgcccgccaccatgccaggctaatttttttgtatttttagtagagacggggtttcaccgtgttagccaggatggtctcgatctcctgacctcgtgatccgcccacctcggcctcccaaagtgctgggattacaggtgtgagccaccatgcccagccaataacatacttttaaaatcataacTAAGCTTTCAAGAACATAAGGGAAATACAAGAGTCTGTAATCAAAGAGgaatatgaaaaattaatatcTAAAAACTATCTGTGATTATGGAGGTAGTGATGGCAGGTGACAGGTGGCAGGTAGGTTCAAGGGCATCACATCAGTCTTCATAGTCCACAGGTTTGATTATTAACATCCGTGTGGAACAGGAGATAAGAGCTTAAACCTGTATGAGGCAGGAGGTAGAGACCACCACATAAATTGAGGACACTCAAAAGGCTAAACTTTCAGCAAAAGGGTATACACGaacaggaaaacacacacacacacctacacccACACAGGGTATGTGAGAACAAATGAAAATTCAGATCGCTCAGTCTGGACTACATGGAAGGAAAAGTGCTTTCCATGGGAATGCAGTTATGGATCTGTACCACATAAGAAGTGCATAATGCTAATTTACAAAATACATACAATTCTAgaactctcaaaataaaaaatcaacataaaaattatcttCATACAGGTAAAAGCATTGGAGTACCTTTTAGAAGTGAACATAAAACTTCTCAGTGACTTATAGACTCTAGACAGGAATCCCACAAACAGAAATCCACCAAAGATGAGCTCACaattcaaaattacaaaacacacaTAAAGTCTATTCATTATGAAGATACTCATCAATCAACAAATAATGTGATAACCTCCTCCAAATGTCATAAAATTAACCAATCTGTTAaggaatatacattatatttaaagtacttagtgtctaagagagaaaataaagattataagaaagaagttatcaaaaaaaaaacatatttttaaaggccCAAAAAGAAttactagaaaacaaaaacattcacaTTGAAATGAAAAACTCAATGGATGGGTTAGACAGTGGCTGAAGAGAGAAgttagttcttttaaaaatttttctctatttccataggttttggaagaacaggtggtatttggttacaagagtaagttctttagtggtgatttctgagattttggtgcacccatcacccaagcagtatacacagcacccaatttgtagtcttttatccctcaccccccttcCACCgcttcccccaagtccccaaagtccat comes from the Homo sapiens chromosome 9, GRCh38.p14 Primary Assembly genome and includes:
- the OR1B1 gene encoding olfactory receptor 1B1 → MSFAPNASHSPVFLLLGFSRANISYTLLFFLFLAIYLTTILGNVTLVLLISWDSRLHSPMYYLLRGLSVIDMGLSTVTLPQLLAHLVSHYPTIPAARCLAQFFFFYAFGVTDTLVIAVMALDRYVAICDPLHYALVMNHQRCACLLALSWVVSILHTMLRVGLVLPLCWTGDAGGNVNLPHFFCDHRPLLRASCSDIHSNELAIFFEGGFLMLGPCALIVLSYVRIGAAILRLPSAAGRRRAVSTCGSHLTMVGFLYGTIICVYFQPPFQNSQYQDMVASVMYTAITPLANPFVYSLHNKDVKGALCRLLEWVKVDP